One stretch of Zhihengliuella flava DNA includes these proteins:
- a CDS encoding TPM domain-containing protein, with the protein MPWAAAVAAWAAVVLLFTVMASPARAADPVDIPAGEYIVDTTGLLDGQAEEVETALADLRQDAGITLFVVVVDAFENPDDREAWTQEVAESKNFGSSDALLAIAATERQGQLAAREGTDLAARAESVWSSHVVPELSSNPLTGEDVAAAAIAAADGLADPTAGSAASAPQGESENGGLNSGWFVVILVGAALVVAVVVAQRRRKAPRQQEVPSGATSAFPSPTPSQHSAPDPLASLSLDELRRRAGSLLVAADDAIKSSEQEIEFARLQYGEAAVATFQEDVATARGHLRESFGYQQQLDDHIPDSEQQQRQWLGQIIRLCDSVNETLEAHHTDFDALRRLETEAPDSIKQLRLEVPQLEERLDQAENTMAELRNRYTDTALAHLSDNIDQASERLEFVTASLAEGEGTEAGSLAMLVRRTEEALSQARLLIDDVLQAPDLFQSTTRELEAAVDDARRDVAAAHAAMQASRIPELAGPAAAVEHVLTSVERKRTEPRTNPEALLRDVEEARAQLDAPMAQLHGEHDRQRRAAEQLRSALHSAQIKIQSTEHFIKARRGGVRSTARTRLAEAERHVDEAVRLSTQDPATALNHANQALHLAEQASQAATEDVDGFGHDMPDLFGGGYRRRRGGSSFGGGLGGAILGGIIINSILDNDHGGGDLFGGGGFGGFSGGGGGFSGGGFGGGGGNF; encoded by the coding sequence GTGCCGTGGGCAGCCGCCGTGGCCGCGTGGGCCGCCGTCGTCCTCCTCTTCACCGTGATGGCCTCACCGGCGCGAGCCGCCGACCCGGTGGACATCCCAGCGGGCGAGTACATCGTGGACACCACCGGACTCCTTGACGGTCAGGCCGAGGAAGTGGAGACGGCCCTGGCGGACCTCCGCCAAGATGCGGGCATCACCCTCTTCGTCGTCGTCGTCGACGCCTTTGAGAATCCCGATGACCGCGAGGCTTGGACGCAAGAGGTGGCAGAGTCCAAAAACTTTGGCAGCTCTGATGCCTTGTTGGCGATCGCGGCGACCGAGCGCCAAGGCCAGCTTGCGGCCCGCGAAGGTACCGACCTCGCCGCCCGGGCCGAGTCGGTGTGGAGCAGCCACGTGGTTCCCGAGTTGTCGAGCAATCCGCTGACCGGAGAGGACGTCGCGGCTGCGGCGATCGCTGCAGCCGACGGCCTGGCCGATCCGACGGCCGGCAGCGCCGCCTCCGCCCCACAGGGCGAATCAGAGAACGGAGGCTTGAACTCCGGATGGTTCGTCGTGATTTTGGTCGGCGCAGCGCTCGTAGTAGCCGTCGTCGTCGCGCAACGGCGACGGAAGGCACCACGCCAGCAGGAGGTTCCCTCCGGAGCGACGAGCGCGTTTCCCTCCCCCACTCCGTCACAGCACAGCGCGCCCGACCCGCTGGCTTCCCTGTCCCTCGATGAATTGCGACGACGCGCGGGAAGCCTGCTCGTGGCAGCCGATGACGCCATCAAATCCAGTGAGCAGGAGATCGAGTTCGCCCGTCTGCAATACGGGGAAGCCGCCGTCGCAACCTTCCAAGAGGACGTCGCGACGGCCCGGGGACATTTGCGCGAGTCCTTTGGATACCAGCAGCAGTTGGATGACCACATTCCGGACTCGGAGCAGCAACAGCGTCAGTGGCTCGGCCAAATCATTCGACTCTGTGATTCGGTCAACGAAACTCTCGAGGCCCATCACACGGACTTCGACGCGCTGCGTCGCTTGGAAACCGAGGCCCCGGATTCCATCAAGCAGCTGCGCCTCGAGGTACCCCAACTGGAGGAACGACTCGATCAGGCAGAAAACACCATGGCTGAGTTGCGGAACCGCTACACGGACACGGCGCTGGCCCACCTGAGCGACAACATTGATCAAGCCTCAGAGCGCTTGGAATTCGTCACGGCCAGTCTCGCCGAGGGCGAGGGCACTGAGGCCGGCAGCTTGGCCATGCTCGTGCGCCGGACCGAGGAGGCGCTGAGCCAAGCCCGCCTATTGATTGATGACGTGCTGCAGGCGCCTGATCTGTTCCAGTCCACCACCAGAGAGCTCGAGGCGGCGGTGGACGACGCTCGGCGAGACGTCGCTGCGGCGCACGCTGCCATGCAGGCGTCGCGGATCCCCGAACTCGCTGGCCCCGCGGCCGCCGTCGAACACGTCCTGACTAGCGTCGAGCGCAAACGCACCGAGCCACGGACCAACCCCGAGGCCTTACTGCGCGACGTCGAGGAGGCACGGGCGCAGTTGGATGCACCCATGGCGCAGCTGCACGGTGAGCACGACCGCCAACGGCGCGCGGCCGAACAGCTCCGATCGGCCCTGCATTCGGCCCAGATCAAGATCCAGAGCACGGAGCACTTCATCAAGGCCCGCCGCGGCGGTGTCCGCTCCACCGCCCGCACGCGCTTGGCGGAAGCCGAACGCCACGTGGATGAGGCCGTCCGCCTGTCCACGCAGGATCCCGCGACGGCCCTGAATCATGCGAACCAAGCACTGCACCTTGCCGAGCAGGCCTCACAGGCTGCCACAGAGGATGTTGACGGGTTCGGCCACGACATGCCTGATCTTTTCGGTGGCGGGTACCGGCGTCGCCGCGGAGGTTCCAGCTTTGGCGGCGGGCTCGGCGGCGCCATCTTGGGCGGAATCATTATCAATTCCATCTTGGACAACGATCACGGCGGCGGCGACCTCTTTGGCGGCGGTGGCTTCGGCGGCTTCTCCGGTGGCGGAGGCGGCTTCAGCGGCGGCGGCTTCGGTGGCGGCGGCGGAAACTTCTAA
- a CDS encoding M48 metallopeptidase family protein encodes MAQRTVREYQHQDGTTVRIVVSTRRTKTVGGKWDGDAVVITVPAWMDRSGQDRHAQSLVTKMTARRHRQRARSDKDLLERARALDEQYLEGRAQPEAVRWVTNQNTRWASATRGDQSIRLSHRLQRMPDWVQDSVLVHELAHLIATDGHGPIFTSWANRYPRMAEADAYLEGVAFAWQNPQDA; translated from the coding sequence ATGGCCCAAAGGACAGTGCGTGAATACCAGCATCAGGACGGCACCACTGTGCGGATCGTGGTGTCGACCCGGCGAACTAAAACCGTCGGCGGAAAATGGGACGGTGACGCCGTGGTGATCACCGTCCCGGCGTGGATGGACCGGTCCGGCCAAGACCGCCACGCCCAGTCGCTCGTGACCAAGATGACGGCCCGTCGGCATCGCCAGCGGGCCCGGTCAGACAAAGATCTGCTGGAGCGAGCGCGGGCCCTCGACGAGCAGTACCTCGAGGGCCGTGCCCAGCCCGAAGCCGTTCGGTGGGTCACCAACCAAAACACGAGGTGGGCCTCAGCAACGCGCGGAGACCAGTCCATCCGGTTATCGCATCGGCTGCAGCGGATGCCGGACTGGGTTCAAGACTCCGTGTTGGTGCACGAACTCGCGCACCTCATTGCCACGGACGGCCACGGACCCATTTTTACCTCGTGGGCGAATCGCTATCCGCGGATGGCTGAGGCGGACGCATACCTCGAGGGCGTTGCGTTTGCGTGGCAGAACCCGCAGGATGCCTGA
- a CDS encoding cytochrome b/b6 domain-containing protein, with amino-acid sequence MAAGIAVVLLILLMLGARWLMTLDSVQQFVQTYPGHSTLPDDAPEGLPAWLGWQHFLNMFFLFLIIKTGWQVRNQQRPPAHWTRNNKGLIRTKGAPQRISINLWFHLVLDALWVLNGLVFIVLIFATGHWVRIVPTSWDVFPNALSAGLQYLALDWPVEDGWVNYNGLQLLAYFVTVFIAAPLAILTGVRMSGAWPKKAGINKFYPIELARAVHFPTMVYFVIFVITHVALVLATGARANLNHMYAASNDGGWTGVWFFIGAVVLSAAAVVFTRPVVIAPLANLMGRVSR; translated from the coding sequence ATAGCGGCGGGCATCGCCGTCGTCTTGCTGATCCTCCTCATGCTGGGCGCACGGTGGCTCATGACCCTCGATTCGGTGCAGCAATTCGTCCAGACGTATCCGGGCCACTCGACGCTCCCAGACGATGCGCCCGAAGGGTTGCCTGCCTGGCTTGGCTGGCAGCACTTCTTGAATATGTTCTTCCTTTTCCTCATCATCAAGACCGGCTGGCAGGTCAGAAATCAGCAGCGGCCGCCAGCGCACTGGACGCGGAATAACAAGGGCTTGATCAGGACCAAAGGCGCGCCACAGCGCATCAGCATTAATTTGTGGTTTCACCTTGTCCTTGATGCTTTGTGGGTCCTGAACGGTCTGGTTTTTATCGTGTTGATCTTTGCCACCGGGCATTGGGTCCGCATTGTGCCGACCAGCTGGGACGTTTTCCCCAACGCGCTGTCCGCTGGACTGCAGTACCTGGCGCTGGATTGGCCCGTCGAAGACGGCTGGGTCAACTACAACGGCCTGCAACTGCTCGCGTACTTCGTCACCGTCTTCATCGCCGCCCCCTTGGCGATCCTCACGGGGGTCCGGATGTCCGGGGCGTGGCCCAAAAAAGCAGGGATCAACAAGTTCTATCCCATCGAGCTGGCCCGGGCGGTCCATTTTCCCACGATGGTGTACTTCGTGATCTTCGTGATCACGCACGTGGCCCTCGTTCTCGCTACCGGTGCGCGCGCGAACCTGAACCACATGTATGCGGCGAGCAATGACGGCGGGTGGACTGGCGTGTGGTTCTTTATTGGGGCCGTGGTGTTGAGCGCGGCGGCGGTGGTCTTCACTCGCCCCGTGGTCATTGCTCCCTTGGCCAATCTGATGGGCCGCGTCAGTCGGTAG
- a CDS encoding YlbL family protein, producing MTDHQNRQRRTLIGATAVVVALSLTAMALPVPYVVESPGPTLNTVGDVDGEPVLSVNGAESYRPESGQLDLTTVYVSGGGDRTLTFFDALGAWADPHRDVFPAESVYPRGVTGEEISEQNTAQMDQSQETSVAAALTFLDMEYDATIRVVGFATETNADVLEEDDVVTELDGERMRTVGQLQDGLQAEGEHRLTVVRGGEPVEVPVETETGEDGTSRVGIYLRTDFEFPLDVTFGLEDIGGPSAGMMFSLGIIDLLTPGDLTGGKHIAGTGAVTAEGEIEPIGGIAQKLVGASDAGAEVFLAPQDNCGDVVGRIPDGMTVLSVSTLEDAYDAVSAAAANEDLAALSSCG from the coding sequence GTGACCGACCACCAGAACCGGCAGCGCCGCACGCTGATTGGGGCGACCGCCGTCGTCGTGGCGTTGTCTTTAACCGCCATGGCCCTGCCCGTTCCCTATGTGGTGGAATCGCCGGGCCCCACCCTTAACACGGTGGGCGACGTTGACGGCGAGCCCGTCCTGTCCGTTAATGGCGCTGAGTCCTACCGGCCGGAATCTGGCCAGTTGGACCTCACCACGGTTTACGTCAGCGGGGGCGGCGACCGCACGCTGACCTTTTTCGATGCGCTCGGCGCCTGGGCGGATCCACACCGGGATGTCTTTCCCGCCGAGAGCGTTTACCCGCGCGGAGTGACGGGGGAGGAAATCTCCGAGCAGAACACGGCACAGATGGACCAGTCCCAGGAGACGTCCGTCGCGGCAGCCCTGACGTTCTTGGACATGGAGTACGACGCGACCATCCGTGTGGTCGGCTTTGCCACCGAAACCAACGCCGATGTCTTGGAGGAGGACGACGTCGTCACCGAGCTGGACGGGGAGCGTATGCGTACCGTGGGGCAGCTCCAAGATGGGCTTCAGGCCGAGGGCGAGCATCGGCTGACCGTGGTGCGCGGCGGGGAACCGGTCGAGGTACCGGTTGAAACGGAGACCGGAGAGGACGGGACCAGCCGGGTGGGGATCTACCTGCGTACTGATTTTGAGTTTCCCCTCGACGTCACCTTTGGGCTGGAAGACATCGGCGGCCCCAGCGCCGGGATGATGTTTTCGCTGGGCATCATTGATCTGCTCACGCCGGGGGATCTGACCGGCGGGAAGCACATTGCCGGCACGGGAGCGGTCACCGCCGAGGGCGAGATCGAACCCATCGGCGGCATCGCCCAGAAGCTCGTCGGCGCCAGCGACGCGGGGGCTGAGGTGTTTCTCGCGCCCCAGGACAACTGCGGCGACGTCGTCGGACGCATCCCGGACGGGATGACCGTTCTCAGCGTCAGCACCCTTGAGGACGCCTACGACGCCGTCTCGGCGGCGGCCGCGAACGAGGACTTGGCTGCCCTGTCCTCGTGCGGCTAG
- a CDS encoding zinc-dependent metalloprotease, with product MADNHENNRPDGSDDDNGKDPFAEMFSNLFGGNLPGGMNPQDLPEDVQKQLGDLQNNPQAMQNMFRQMQQLMGAMASGESGPVNWSLAIDSARQAAAGDDPTVTGPRQQAVADAGRLAEMWLDQATAFDSAGTDFTAISRAQWVTKTMDTWKVLTSDVAQSMSEAMTRAMTDQAPEEMKSMLAGAQGMFQNLGGAMFGMQLGTAVGGLAKDVFGGTDIGLPLAGNSPVLVPANVSAFGEDLEAPEQEVLLFMVLREAAHIRLFARAPWLRGHVVSAIESYARGIHIDMSKIEESLRDIDPMNPESFQSQAIEGLFTPQHSDAQRSALEKLETALALIEGWVDQVVAEASANLPAAGALREMLRRRRATGGPAEQAFASLVGLELRPRRLRDASAFWAAMREERGVAGRDDIWSHPDLMPTSEDLDDPAGFTERRRLAEAADSEIDEALDKLLSGGFDEPDTGDSDGSAPEDPKA from the coding sequence ATGGCTGACAATCACGAGAACAATCGCCCGGACGGATCCGACGACGACAACGGCAAGGATCCATTCGCTGAGATGTTCTCCAACCTCTTCGGCGGAAACCTTCCGGGCGGCATGAACCCGCAGGATTTACCGGAGGATGTCCAGAAACAGCTCGGCGACCTCCAGAACAACCCGCAGGCCATGCAGAACATGTTTCGCCAGATGCAGCAGTTGATGGGCGCGATGGCCAGCGGCGAGTCGGGCCCCGTGAACTGGTCACTCGCGATTGATTCCGCGCGCCAGGCCGCCGCCGGTGATGATCCCACCGTGACGGGCCCTCGCCAACAGGCTGTTGCCGATGCCGGACGGCTGGCCGAGATGTGGCTGGATCAGGCCACCGCGTTCGATTCGGCCGGAACCGACTTCACCGCGATCTCGCGCGCCCAGTGGGTGACCAAGACGATGGACACGTGGAAGGTGCTCACCAGCGACGTCGCCCAGTCGATGTCCGAGGCGATGACCCGGGCCATGACAGACCAGGCGCCTGAGGAAATGAAGTCAATGCTCGCCGGGGCCCAAGGAATGTTCCAGAATCTCGGCGGTGCCATGTTCGGCATGCAATTGGGAACGGCCGTTGGCGGGCTCGCCAAGGACGTTTTCGGCGGCACGGACATCGGGCTTCCGCTGGCGGGTAACAGCCCCGTATTAGTCCCGGCCAACGTCAGCGCCTTCGGAGAAGATCTCGAGGCGCCAGAACAAGAAGTACTACTGTTCATGGTGCTGCGCGAAGCGGCTCATATTCGCCTCTTCGCGCGGGCACCGTGGCTGCGCGGCCACGTAGTGAGCGCGATCGAATCGTATGCACGCGGCATCCATATCGACATGTCAAAGATCGAAGAGTCCCTCCGGGATATCGATCCGATGAACCCCGAGTCATTCCAGAGCCAGGCCATCGAGGGACTCTTCACGCCGCAACATTCAGACGCTCAGCGCAGCGCTCTCGAAAAACTCGAGACGGCGCTCGCCCTCATCGAGGGATGGGTCGATCAGGTCGTCGCAGAAGCGTCGGCCAACTTGCCAGCTGCCGGCGCCCTGCGCGAGATGCTGCGCCGCCGGCGCGCGACCGGAGGCCCGGCCGAACAGGCCTTTGCCTCGCTCGTCGGCCTCGAACTGCGCCCCCGCCGGCTCCGCGACGCGTCCGCGTTCTGGGCCGCGATGCGCGAAGAACGAGGCGTTGCGGGCCGCGATGACATCTGGTCCCACCCTGACCTGATGCCGACCTCGGAGGATCTGGACGATCCAGCGGGCTTTACAGAGCGCCGCCGCCTCGCGGAAGCCGCGGACAGTGAAATCGACGAGGCTCTGGACAAGCTGCTCTCTGGCGGTTTTGACGAACCAGACACCGGCGATTCCGACGGCTCAGCGCCGGAGGACCCGAAGGCCTGA
- a CDS encoding PspA/IM30 family protein: MEKQSIIGRITQLAKANINALLDQAEDPQKMLDQMLRDYTNNISEAETAVAQTIGNLRLMQQDREEDVRTATEWGNKALAASRKADQERSAGNGAAAAKYDNLAKVAIQRQMHAESEVRSVEPTIASQEQVVEKLKGGLEQMKTKRQQLVAKRDELVARAKAAEAQNQVHDALKSVNIMDPSSEVSRFEEKIRREEARVLGANELAASSLDAQFEELEDLGEDLEVEARLAALKQGRTPAELGQASAESEGATYHGA, translated from the coding sequence ATGGAAAAGCAGTCCATCATCGGCCGTATCACTCAGCTGGCCAAGGCCAACATCAACGCTCTGCTCGATCAGGCTGAGGATCCGCAGAAAATGTTGGATCAGATGTTGCGCGACTATACGAACAACATTTCTGAGGCCGAGACGGCCGTCGCTCAAACCATTGGCAATCTCCGGCTGATGCAGCAGGACCGCGAGGAAGACGTCCGCACGGCCACCGAATGGGGCAACAAGGCCTTGGCCGCCTCCCGGAAGGCCGATCAGGAGCGCTCTGCAGGCAACGGCGCGGCGGCCGCGAAGTACGACAATCTTGCGAAGGTGGCCATCCAGCGACAGATGCACGCCGAGTCCGAGGTGCGCAGCGTTGAGCCAACGATCGCGTCCCAGGAGCAGGTCGTCGAGAAGCTCAAGGGCGGGCTGGAGCAAATGAAGACCAAGCGTCAGCAGCTCGTCGCCAAGCGCGACGAGCTGGTGGCGCGTGCCAAGGCGGCCGAGGCCCAGAACCAAGTGCACGACGCGCTGAAGAGCGTCAACATCATGGACCCGAGTTCCGAGGTCTCCCGTTTCGAGGAAAAGATTCGCCGCGAGGAGGCCCGCGTGCTCGGTGCCAACGAGTTGGCGGCCTCCAGCCTCGACGCGCAATTCGAGGAGCTCGAAGATTTGGGCGAGGACCTCGAGGTCGAGGCGCGGCTGGCGGCCCTCAAGCAGGGCCGGACCCCGGCCGAGCTGGGTCAGGCCTCCGCCGAATCGGAGGGCGCCACCTACCACGGCGCCTAG
- a CDS encoding UPF0182 family membrane protein, translating into MTFGTDFPFGGRPPGDGDSNGGREEPRQPQRRSPLVATIVVLGILIAVFVFISNTYAEVLWFNQLGYSEVFWTERISQVVLWVVAFLVMGFAVWGSLALAYRSRPIYASAAQQQDILSKYQTQLEPIRRLLMIGIPGILAAFSATAIAGQWETVLLFLNQEEFGQVDPEFGKDLSFFLNTLPFLGLVVGFLISVVLIAGIAGVLMHYLYGGIRIEERGGITVSKAARIHICVTAALFVLLQAGNYWLDRYSTLLNQDGRVAGALYTDVNAVIPTKTILAIAAIIVVVLFILGAILGRWKLPIIGTAMLIVTALVAGGVYPFVVQQYQVLPSEKTREQQYIARNIEMTRMAYGLDAVEAENYDATTETAKNALAKDSATTANIRLLDPNLVSDAFAQLQQFRPYYSFADTLNVDRYEIDGEVQDTVIAVREVSVDPTDSWVNQHITYTHGYGVVAAYGAKVAAGGRPDFSLGGIPTRGDLASDDDYEPRIYFGEQSPEYSVVGGPEGWAPRELDRPQDESGGEGDAKTTFSGDGGPSVGNLFNRLVYALKFGSTDLLLSSDVNEESQILYDRTPKERVQKVAPYLTVDSNAYPAIVDGRVKWIVDAYTTSNNFPYSQSQQFETAVTDSLTGGQRNLTTSGEVNYIRNSVKATVDAYDGSVDLYAWEPDEPLLKAWQNVFDQSIKPLSEMSGELMSHVRYPEDMFKMQRQLLGLYHVTDADDFYESNDAWSVPNDPTVEGGTVAQPPYYLSLKMPSQEKETFSLTSTFIPRASAGGQQRNVLYGFLSAEADAGNKAGEKAEGYGTLRLLELPRSTVVPGPGQAQQNFDSNTAVSQELNLLRQGASEVINGNLLSLPVGGGILHVQPVYVRSTGETSYPTLRKVLVSFGEKVGFADTLNEALDQLFEGSSGAQTGEDPDAAPDETEDGGSQEGSVEEQLRAALDAANTAIQTGQAALAEGDFAAYGEAQEELQAALEEAIAAEAVIAGEDPVDTPTDAEAPTEGEATEEPADSGTSN; encoded by the coding sequence ATGACATTTGGCACTGACTTCCCGTTCGGCGGGCGTCCGCCCGGCGACGGCGACTCGAACGGTGGACGGGAGGAACCGCGGCAGCCGCAGCGTCGATCGCCCCTCGTGGCGACGATTGTTGTCCTCGGCATCCTGATTGCCGTTTTCGTTTTTATCTCCAACACCTACGCAGAGGTTCTCTGGTTCAACCAGCTGGGGTACTCCGAGGTGTTCTGGACTGAGCGCATCTCCCAAGTGGTCCTCTGGGTGGTCGCGTTCCTCGTGATGGGCTTCGCGGTCTGGGGCAGCCTCGCTCTGGCCTACCGCTCCCGGCCGATTTACGCCTCGGCCGCGCAGCAGCAAGACATCCTGAGTAAGTATCAGACGCAGCTGGAACCCATCCGCCGCCTCCTGATGATTGGCATTCCGGGCATCTTGGCCGCGTTCTCGGCCACAGCGATTGCTGGTCAGTGGGAGACCGTGCTGCTCTTCCTCAATCAGGAAGAGTTCGGGCAGGTCGACCCCGAGTTCGGCAAGGATTTGTCCTTCTTCCTTAACACGCTGCCGTTCTTGGGCCTTGTCGTCGGATTCCTGATCTCGGTGGTTCTCATCGCGGGTATTGCTGGCGTGTTGATGCACTACCTCTACGGGGGCATTCGCATCGAGGAACGCGGTGGTATCACCGTCTCGAAGGCCGCACGCATTCACATTTGCGTCACGGCAGCCCTCTTCGTGTTGCTGCAGGCTGGCAACTACTGGTTGGACCGCTACTCGACCTTGCTGAACCAGGATGGCCGCGTCGCCGGCGCCCTGTACACGGACGTCAATGCGGTCATCCCCACCAAGACGATCCTCGCGATCGCGGCCATCATCGTCGTGGTGCTCTTCATCCTCGGCGCCATCTTGGGACGCTGGAAGCTGCCGATTATCGGTACCGCCATGCTGATCGTGACCGCGTTGGTGGCCGGCGGCGTCTACCCGTTCGTGGTGCAGCAGTACCAGGTGCTGCCCTCGGAGAAGACGCGCGAGCAGCAGTACATCGCCCGCAACATCGAGATGACCCGCATGGCCTACGGGCTTGACGCCGTCGAGGCGGAGAACTACGACGCCACGACGGAGACGGCCAAGAACGCTCTGGCCAAGGACAGCGCGACGACGGCGAATATCCGCTTGCTGGATCCCAACCTGGTCTCCGACGCGTTCGCGCAGCTGCAGCAGTTCCGCCCGTACTACAGCTTTGCCGATACCCTCAACGTGGACCGCTACGAGATCGACGGCGAGGTTCAGGACACGGTGATCGCGGTGCGCGAGGTCAGCGTTGATCCCACTGACTCGTGGGTCAACCAGCACATCACCTACACACACGGCTACGGCGTCGTCGCCGCCTACGGGGCCAAGGTAGCCGCCGGCGGCCGCCCGGACTTCTCTCTCGGCGGTATCCCGACCCGAGGCGACTTGGCCAGCGATGATGACTACGAGCCGCGGATCTACTTCGGCGAGCAGTCCCCGGAATACTCCGTGGTGGGTGGCCCCGAGGGATGGGCGCCGCGCGAGCTCGACCGTCCGCAGGATGAATCCGGTGGCGAGGGCGACGCGAAGACGACGTTCTCCGGCGACGGCGGCCCGAGCGTCGGCAACCTGTTCAACCGGTTGGTGTACGCGCTGAAGTTCGGCTCGACCGACCTGCTGCTCTCGAGTGATGTCAATGAGGAATCACAGATCCTCTACGATCGCACCCCGAAGGAGCGCGTCCAGAAGGTGGCGCCGTACCTGACGGTTGATTCGAACGCATATCCCGCGATTGTCGACGGGCGCGTGAAGTGGATCGTTGACGCCTACACCACGAGCAACAATTTCCCGTACTCGCAGTCGCAACAGTTTGAGACTGCGGTGACGGATTCGCTGACTGGTGGCCAGCGCAACCTGACGACCTCGGGCGAGGTCAACTACATCCGCAACTCGGTCAAGGCGACCGTTGACGCCTACGACGGCTCGGTGGACCTCTACGCGTGGGAACCGGACGAGCCGCTGCTGAAGGCGTGGCAGAACGTCTTCGACCAGTCGATCAAGCCGTTGAGCGAGATGTCGGGCGAGCTGATGAGCCACGTCCGCTACCCCGAGGACATGTTCAAGATGCAGCGCCAACTCTTGGGCCTGTATCACGTCACGGACGCGGATGATTTCTACGAGTCGAACGATGCGTGGTCCGTCCCGAACGATCCGACGGTTGAGGGTGGCACGGTGGCCCAGCCGCCGTACTACCTCTCGCTGAAGATGCCGAGCCAGGAGAAGGAAACCTTCTCCCTGACCTCCACGTTCATCCCACGCGCCTCGGCGGGTGGCCAGCAGCGAAACGTGCTCTATGGCTTCCTGTCCGCCGAAGCCGACGCCGGCAATAAGGCGGGAGAAAAGGCCGAGGGCTACGGCACGCTGCGGCTGTTGGAGCTGCCACGCAGCACCGTCGTTCCGGGGCCGGGTCAGGCGCAGCAGAACTTCGACTCCAACACCGCCGTCTCGCAGGAGCTTAACCTGCTGCGTCAGGGCGCGTCGGAGGTCATCAACGGCAACCTGTTGTCGCTGCCCGTCGGTGGCGGTATTCTCCACGTCCAGCCCGTCTACGTCCGCTCCACGGGCGAGACCTCCTACCCGACGCTGCGGAAGGTCCTCGTGTCCTTCGGCGAGAAGGTGGGCTTCGCGGACACCTTGAACGAGGCGCTCGATCAGCTCTTCGAGGGATCCTCTGGTGCGCAGACGGGTGAGGACCCCGATGCCGCTCCGGACGAGACCGAGGACGGCGGATCGCAGGAGGGCTCGGTCGAGGAGCAGCTCCGTGCGGCACTGGATGCGGCGAACACCGCGATCCAGACCGGACAAGCGGCGCTGGCTGAGGGTGACTTTGCGGCCTACGGCGAGGCGCAGGAGGAACTCCAAGCGGCGCTCGAGGAGGCGATCGCGGCCGAGGCCGTGATCGCCGGCGAGGATCCGGTGGATACGCCTACCGACGCCGAGGCACCCACGGAGGGCGAGGCGACGGAGGAGCCGGCCGACTCAGGTACGTCCAACTAA